The Thermasporomyces composti region GCGGCAAGACGTATGGGTTCTACGTCTTCGCCGCTGGTACCGGATCGATCGTCGCGTACGCCACGGCCGTCGTCGTGCTCGACGTCTGGGAGCTGGACTGGCGTTGGCTGTTCCGGCTCCCGGTCTTGTTGATGCTGGTGGGCGCCGTCACGTTCTTCGTGCTCGCCCGGGAGCACCCGCGCCACCGCGGACTGCCGTCCCCGGTCGAGGAGCGCGGGACCGGCTCGAGCGCGAGCCACCGCGCGGCCGAGGAGAGCGCCTGGCAGCGCTACCGCACGGTTCTGCGTGAGCCGAGGATCTGGTTGGCCGGCGTGGCGATCGGCTTCCAGAACGCCGCCCGGTACGGCCTCCTGGTCTGGGTGCCGGTGCACTTCCTCGGGTCAGCGTGGCAGGAGGGAAGCGGTCGTGGCGGGATCAGCCCGCTGTGGATCACGGTCGCTCTCCCCGTCGGAATGGCGGTCGGCGCCCTGGTCAACGGGCAGATCTCGGACCGCCTGTTCGGATCGCGGCGCAGTCAACCGATCGTCTTGTTCATGCTCCTGGGCGCGGCGTCCGCCGTCGCCATGCGTCTGGTGCCCGTCGACCAGACGACCCTCGCGATGGGTGTGCTGTTCTTGGCGGGGTTCTTCGTCTACGGTCCGCAGGCATCGTTCTGGGCGTTGTGTCCTGACCTCGTCGGCGCGGCTCGGGCCGGCACGGCGACCGGCGTGGTCAATTTCTTCGCCTATCTCTTCGCGGGATTCGGCGAGCCGCTGATCGGTCGGTTGATCGACGTCTCGGGTCAGACCTCGATCGTCTTCGTGGTTGTCGCCGTCT contains the following coding sequences:
- a CDS encoding MFS transporter encodes the protein MSTPRSTTSQGVVDVTQDGRLRRMQWVVLVATMFCYLFFYTGRQTFGFAIPGIEAELGLSKATLGWVSTALLWSYAIGQAINGNLADTFGGRRIMALGAVASTVMNWIVSLGANLVSIAAPWAVNGYVQAMGWAAGSRVLSNWWPPSERGKTYGFYVFAAGTGSIVAYATAVVVLDVWELDWRWLFRLPVLLMLVGAVTFFVLAREHPRHRGLPSPVEERGTGSSASHRAAEESAWQRYRTVLREPRIWLAGVAIGFQNAARYGLLVWVPVHFLGSAWQEGSGRGGISPLWITVALPVGMAVGALVNGQISDRLFGSRRSQPIVLFMLLGAASAVAMRLVPVDQTTLAMGVLFLAGFFVYGPQASFWALCPDLVGAARAGTATGVVNFFAYLFAGFGEPLIGRLIDVSGQTSIVFVVVAVCCAASAAVAATIRR